From a single Cyclobacterium marinum DSM 745 genomic region:
- a CDS encoding heparin lyase I family protein: MENVIIKTAKAYGLFLLLVGLPYFLNVNVAIAFQEGFSSKNLTVEETFENGDAWTGDSYAYQQFAEDHSFKVVKDPVFDGDYIGKFELQYGDPMVTKNGGPRSEVLFGEAESSEMWYSFAIYFPSYGWKTDNDDEIISQWHASNGTPPLSLRVKNGKLRLRVGRTEGTSVKFTYLEFGDVPKDEWNEFVFHVVHSKDSDGLVEVWKNGEKLATHKGPNLYSDGKHTRWKIGIYKSTWGKNSTDINLRVTYFDNVRIGGENASLNDMITSTKSAYTPIPVTGISSTPNEVTLQKDDKIKISANISPADADNKNVSWSSSNTSVATVNSAGEVTAVKAGDAVITVKTEDGNFSSKTSVTVSDDAQQLSIGSFALVDASTNNNIQTLSDGDQLDYDKFKDMSLNFRAITSPTVLGSVSISLSGPVSSARTDNGSSYDLLNKEGLQLSPGKYLLQATPYSERDKGGVEGKELAIEFELVEEVKLAIPASPTPISPDNGSNGVVSKVSLQWSAPENTEEFEIQVSEDKDFSEKHVVLEGVSSDHTEVDELSAGKTYFWRVKAMNNSGASDFSEPWSFLTNKEVVAVTALDLDYSTLQLEEDSTSILKATVFPTNADNKKVFWATSDASIANVDENGKVTAVGEGTASIIAKSEDGGFTAETKVTVSAKEAELSVQSFVMVDASTNKELGEISDGDQLELSEIEGLSVNFRALTSPETIGSVSFSLEGPVSSSRTDNGFAYELLSKKGLSLLEGDYKLSATPYTVREKGGDKGSTHTISFSIVAPKPVIPVAPQMISPSNESVEIPTEVVLTWGKVDLAKTYELQVATDSTFTESVISEQGIEGTEWAKSGLEEGTAYFWRVRSTAEAGQSTWSEVFSFETLLPVPEVISVTGLEINSSTLQLEIDSTSILKASISPVNADNKKVFWATSDASIANVDENGKVTAVGEGTASIITKTEDGGFTAETKVTVSAKEVELSVQSFVMMDASTNKELGKISDGDQLELSEIEGLSVNFRALTSPETIGSVSFSLEGPVSSSRTDNGFAYELLSNKGLSLLEGDYKLSATPYTVREKGGDKGTSHTISFSIVAPKPVIPEVPQMISPSNESVEIPTEVVLTWGKVDLAKTYELQVATDITFTESVISEQGIEGTEWAKSGLEEGTAYFWRVRSTVDAGQSNWSEAWSFHTEGITVDEPTEATMKIAITLEVGNKLSLSTLVSEDASMEQSINWSSSNEEIVSVNSVGKIVALKPGEAYVTAKNLDTGVSSSIKIDVADVTTSLEIKNIQMIDLGTDKAIHTITDGEVININQASKLDLNFRATISSMEVKSVFFVLSGPIYSSRTDNGAEFELLYKEGLNLPAGNYSLTAIPYSEKNNGGQKGEVLNVQFTISGENLRLANTSPNLISPINTDTVSQNAIQFLWIDETSADLYELEISKNADFSGSDLIKSEAIKTNQFELVGLENGTEYFWRVRAQNGGVWGEYSSVWTFQTTGELNSDLKNALMEETQVVEPTKLNEVSEVLANFRSGEKELTVSMFPNPSQDIVNLKLGNVSDDMVQVSLSDLNGNTLFSNVLENYDGMTTLNLSSIKPGIYLISVLADRQRKVMKLVKN; the protein is encoded by the coding sequence ATGGAAAATGTCATAATTAAAACTGCTAAAGCCTATGGCTTATTTTTATTGTTAGTAGGTCTTCCCTACTTTTTAAACGTCAATGTGGCAATTGCATTTCAGGAAGGTTTCAGTTCGAAAAACCTTACCGTGGAAGAAACTTTTGAAAATGGGGATGCTTGGACTGGTGATTCTTATGCCTACCAACAATTTGCTGAAGATCACTCTTTCAAGGTTGTTAAGGACCCGGTGTTTGATGGTGATTATATAGGTAAATTTGAATTACAGTATGGAGACCCCATGGTTACAAAAAATGGAGGGCCCAGATCCGAAGTTCTATTTGGAGAGGCAGAAAGCAGCGAAATGTGGTATTCATTTGCTATATATTTTCCTTCCTATGGCTGGAAAACAGATAATGATGATGAAATTATTTCACAGTGGCATGCAAGTAATGGTACCCCTCCTTTATCATTGAGGGTTAAAAATGGTAAATTAAGATTGAGGGTGGGGAGAACAGAAGGAACTTCTGTGAAATTCACTTATTTGGAATTCGGAGATGTTCCAAAAGATGAATGGAATGAATTTGTTTTCCATGTGGTTCATTCCAAGGATTCAGATGGCTTAGTAGAGGTATGGAAAAACGGTGAAAAATTGGCTACCCATAAAGGTCCCAACCTATACAGTGATGGTAAACATACCCGATGGAAAATAGGGATTTATAAATCCACCTGGGGGAAAAATTCCACAGATATCAATTTAAGGGTTACTTATTTTGATAATGTGCGGATAGGGGGAGAAAATGCCTCTCTTAATGACATGATTACTTCTACGAAAAGCGCTTACACACCAATTCCGGTTACCGGCATTTCTTCTACACCCAATGAGGTTACCCTACAGAAAGATGATAAAATAAAGATTAGCGCAAATATTTCCCCTGCAGATGCAGATAATAAAAATGTAAGCTGGTCATCCTCCAATACCAGTGTAGCAACAGTCAATAGTGCAGGTGAAGTTACTGCAGTAAAGGCTGGTGATGCAGTTATCACAGTTAAAACAGAGGATGGTAATTTTTCCTCAAAAACCTCCGTTACAGTTTCTGACGACGCTCAACAACTAAGTATTGGAAGTTTTGCCCTGGTAGATGCAAGTACAAACAACAATATTCAAACTTTGTCTGACGGGGATCAATTGGATTATGATAAATTTAAAGATATGAGCCTGAATTTTCGGGCGATTACAAGTCCTACGGTGCTAGGCAGTGTGTCCATATCATTGTCAGGACCTGTTAGCTCCGCTAGGACTGATAATGGTTCTTCCTATGATTTATTAAATAAGGAAGGACTTCAACTTAGCCCAGGAAAATATTTACTTCAAGCCACTCCTTATTCAGAAAGAGATAAAGGTGGTGTTGAAGGTAAGGAATTAGCTATTGAATTTGAGCTTGTAGAGGAAGTTAAATTGGCCATTCCTGCAAGTCCGACACCTATAAGCCCGGATAATGGGTCCAATGGTGTTGTATCGAAAGTAAGCCTTCAATGGAGTGCTCCTGAAAATACTGAAGAATTTGAGATACAGGTTTCGGAGGATAAGGATTTTAGTGAAAAGCATGTTGTTTTAGAAGGAGTATCTTCCGACCATACTGAGGTGGATGAACTCAGCGCGGGTAAAACATATTTTTGGAGAGTAAAGGCAATGAACAATAGCGGGGCTAGTGATTTCTCTGAACCTTGGTCTTTCTTAACCAATAAAGAAGTGGTGGCAGTTACAGCTTTGGATTTAGATTATTCAACGCTTCAACTGGAAGAAGATAGCACCTCAATTCTAAAGGCTACAGTTTTCCCTACTAATGCAGATAATAAAAAAGTATTCTGGGCGACCTCTGATGCAAGTATTGCAAATGTAGATGAGAATGGAAAAGTTACCGCAGTTGGTGAGGGAACAGCCAGCATCATTGCAAAATCTGAAGATGGCGGTTTTACAGCCGAAACAAAAGTGACTGTCAGTGCAAAGGAAGCAGAATTATCAGTTCAGAGCTTTGTGATGGTGGATGCAAGTACTAATAAAGAGTTAGGGGAAATCTCAGATGGAGATCAACTGGAACTCAGTGAGATTGAAGGTTTAAGTGTGAATTTCAGAGCGCTTACTTCACCGGAAACAATAGGTAGTGTATCCTTTTCTTTGGAAGGTCCGGTTAGTTCTTCTCGTACAGACAATGGTTTTGCTTATGAGTTGCTTAGCAAAAAAGGGCTTTCGTTATTGGAAGGTGATTACAAGTTATCGGCGACACCTTATACAGTAAGAGAAAAGGGAGGAGATAAAGGATCAACCCATACAATAAGTTTCTCTATTGTAGCACCAAAACCAGTGATTCCAGTAGCACCTCAAATGATAAGTCCTTCCAATGAAAGTGTAGAAATTCCTACAGAAGTTGTATTAACTTGGGGAAAAGTTGACCTGGCTAAAACATATGAGTTACAGGTGGCAACTGATAGTACATTTACTGAATCAGTAATATCAGAACAAGGTATAGAAGGAACTGAATGGGCGAAATCCGGTCTTGAAGAAGGTACAGCGTATTTTTGGAGAGTAAGATCCACAGCAGAAGCAGGGCAAAGTACTTGGTCTGAAGTATTTTCTTTTGAAACTTTGTTACCCGTTCCGGAAGTTATTTCGGTAACTGGTTTAGAAATAAATTCTTCAACGCTTCAATTGGAAATAGATAGTACATCAATTCTGAAGGCATCAATTTCTCCTGTCAATGCAGACAATAAAAAAGTATTTTGGGCGACCTCTGATGCAAGTATTGCAAATGTAGATGAGAATGGAAAAGTTACCGCAGTTGGTGAGGGAACAGCCAGCATCATTACAAAAACTGAAGATGGTGGTTTTACAGCCGAAACAAAAGTGACTGTCAGTGCAAAAGAAGTAGAATTATCAGTTCAGAGCTTTGTGATGATGGATGCAAGTACTAATAAAGAGTTAGGGAAAATCTCAGATGGAGATCAACTGGAACTTAGTGAGATTGAAGGTTTAAGTGTGAATTTCAGAGCCCTTACTTCACCGGAAACAATAGGGAGTGTATCCTTTTCTTTGGAAGGTCCGGTTAGTTCTTCTCGTACAGACAATGGTTTTGCTTATGAGTTGTTAAGTAACAAAGGGCTTTCGTTATTGGAAGGTGATTACAAGTTATCGGCGACACCTTATACAGTAAGAGAAAAAGGAGGAGATAAAGGAACATCCCATACGATTAGTTTCTCTATTGTAGCACCAAAACCAGTGATTCCAGAGGTACCTCAAATGATAAGCCCTTCCAATGAAAGTGTAGAAATTCCTACAGAAGTTGTATTAACTTGGGGAAAAGTTGACCTGGCTAAAACATATGAGTTACAGGTGGCAACTGATATTACATTTACTGAATCAGTAATATCAGAACAAGGTATAGAAGGAACTGAATGGGCGAAATCCGGTCTTGAAGAAGGTACAGCGTATTTTTGGAGAGTAAGGTCTACAGTAGACGCAGGGCAAAGTAATTGGTCTGAAGCATGGTCTTTTCATACTGAAGGCATTACAGTGGATGAGCCAACTGAGGCTACGATGAAAATTGCTATCACCTTAGAGGTTGGGAATAAATTATCACTTTCTACTTTAGTTTCTGAAGATGCTTCCATGGAACAATCCATAAATTGGAGCTCATCTAATGAAGAAATCGTTTCTGTAAATTCGGTAGGAAAAATCGTTGCCTTGAAACCTGGTGAAGCTTATGTTACAGCGAAGAATTTGGATACTGGAGTTAGTTCTTCCATTAAAATAGATGTAGCAGATGTAACCACTTCCTTAGAAATCAAAAACATCCAGATGATTGACCTTGGTACCGATAAGGCGATCCATACAATTACGGATGGTGAAGTGATTAATATCAACCAAGCTAGCAAATTGGATTTAAACTTTAGGGCCACAATTTCTTCAATGGAAGTGAAAAGTGTATTTTTCGTTTTGTCAGGACCTATTTATTCATCTCGTACAGATAATGGTGCTGAGTTTGAGTTACTGTATAAAGAAGGGTTAAATTTACCTGCGGGTAATTATTCTTTAACAGCCATTCCGTATAGCGAAAAGAATAATGGCGGACAAAAGGGAGAAGTCTTAAATGTTCAGTTTACTATTTCCGGTGAGAATTTACGATTAGCAAACACTAGTCCCAATTTAATAAGTCCAATCAATACGGATACGGTTTCACAAAATGCTATTCAATTTTTGTGGATTGATGAAACCAGTGCTGACCTTTATGAATTAGAAATCTCTAAGAATGCTGATTTCAGTGGTAGTGATTTGATTAAGTCTGAGGCTATCAAAACCAACCAATTCGAGTTGGTGGGATTGGAAAATGGAACGGAATATTTTTGGAGAGTTAGAGCCCAGAATGGGGGTGTATGGGGGGAGTATTCTTCAGTATGGACATTTCAAACAACTGGGGAATTAAATTCTGATCTTAAAAATGCACTAATGGAAGAAACTCAAGTAGTGGAACCTACTAAATTAAATGAAGTATCTGAAGTTTTAGCAAATTTTAGGAGTGGTGAAAAAGAGTTGACTGTTTCCATGTTTCCTAATCCCTCTCAGGATATAGTTAACTTAAAACTAGGGAATGTTTCTGATGATATGGTTCAGGTTTCTCTATCAGACTTAAACGGAAATACCCTCTTTTCAAATGTATTGGAAAATTATGATGGGATGACTACTTTGAATCTTTCAAGTATCAAACCTGGGATATATTTGATTTCTGTTCTAGCTGATCGACAACGTAAGGTTATGAAATTAGTGAAAAACTGA
- a CDS encoding glycosyltransferase family 2 protein: MFSIVIPLYNKIGFISRALDSVVSQTYKDYEIIVVNDGSTDGSEKIVENNFGEKVRIINQKNQGVSTARNTGIAHAKFPYIAFLDADDIWHPDYLNYANKAIKAHNYPGILGADFIRFKSFEDLELPNYPDVDVVPVRNYSISEFFNKTINHTLIFTSCIVMKKEFFETNAGFDAPLKFGEDLDVWFRAILLYGKLVYLQKKLVYYSREDLSAATKKDYLLEQTLIPKILSDDFFPLSKIENPKDVKAFKTYRSKWICLGMPPIYRLKENEASINQIIPQIGTKFFIYKWLYLFPFKFTHKTFKSKYPHKMWVKYLKFCYRCF, from the coding sequence TTGTTTTCAATAGTTATTCCCTTATATAATAAAATTGGATTTATATCCAGAGCGTTAGATTCTGTTGTTAGCCAGACATACAAAGATTATGAAATAATAGTAGTAAATGATGGCTCTACTGATGGGAGTGAGAAGATTGTGGAAAATAATTTTGGCGAAAAAGTTAGAATTATTAATCAAAAGAATCAGGGGGTCTCTACTGCGAGAAATACAGGGATTGCGCATGCCAAATTTCCCTATATAGCTTTTCTGGATGCAGATGATATATGGCATCCTGACTATTTGAATTATGCGAATAAAGCCATAAAGGCACATAATTACCCAGGTATTTTAGGAGCAGATTTCATTAGATTTAAATCTTTTGAAGATCTTGAATTACCAAATTATCCGGATGTAGATGTTGTTCCTGTCAGGAACTATTCGATAAGTGAATTTTTCAATAAAACCATCAACCATACCCTTATTTTTACTTCTTGTATAGTAATGAAAAAAGAGTTTTTTGAAACAAATGCCGGTTTCGATGCTCCTTTAAAGTTTGGTGAAGATTTAGATGTATGGTTTAGAGCAATTTTGTTGTATGGTAAACTTGTTTACCTGCAGAAAAAGTTGGTTTATTATAGTAGGGAAGATTTATCTGCGGCTACTAAAAAGGATTATTTACTAGAGCAAACCTTAATCCCAAAGATCTTAAGCGATGATTTTTTTCCCTTGAGTAAAATCGAAAATCCAAAAGATGTTAAAGCTTTCAAAACCTACCGGTCTAAATGGATTTGCCTTGGGATGCCTCCAATATATCGTTTAAAAGAAAATGAAGCTTCCATTAATCAAATAATTCCTCAAATTGGGACCAAATTCTTTATTTATAAGTGGCTTTACCTTTTTCCATTTAAATTTACGCACAAGACTTTTAAGAGCAAGTATCCACATAAAATGTGGGTAAAGTATTTAAAATTTTGCTATAGGTGTTTTTAA
- a CDS encoding polysaccharide lyase has translation MISSITYICLFLLNFHFTILPFNSFSFHAKLTEKDLLIGQDSLILTENFENDFSWKKNSIGYPQFAEDHAFEVVDSPVFSGKRSGKFELRYGDKMATKNGGPRAEVLFPKQDHFERWYSFAVFFPSIGWERDRDDELISQWHSGKGTPTLALRVISGNLKLRIGYDSQIPSSQWSYYDFGNIPKDQWNEFVFHVVHSYGKDGLVEVWRNGEKLVTHNGPNMYLEGDLPRWKIGIYKSTWRKRKTDVDLRVIYFDNIKLANQNADLNLMMSREVL, from the coding sequence ATGATATCCTCCATAACATATATTTGTTTATTTCTTCTAAATTTCCATTTTACAATACTCCCTTTCAATTCATTTAGTTTTCATGCAAAGCTAACTGAGAAGGATTTATTAATAGGTCAAGATAGTTTAATTTTAACGGAGAATTTTGAGAATGATTTTAGTTGGAAGAAGAACTCCATTGGTTACCCGCAGTTTGCTGAAGACCATGCCTTCGAGGTAGTCGATTCTCCAGTGTTTTCAGGTAAAAGATCCGGAAAATTTGAATTGCGATACGGGGATAAAATGGCTACTAAAAATGGTGGACCTAGAGCTGAAGTTCTTTTTCCAAAGCAAGATCATTTTGAGAGGTGGTATTCTTTTGCAGTATTTTTCCCCTCCATTGGTTGGGAAAGAGATAGGGACGATGAATTGATTTCACAATGGCATAGTGGCAAAGGTACTCCGACCCTTGCATTGAGGGTAATAAGTGGTAATTTAAAATTAAGAATTGGTTATGATTCTCAAATTCCATCTTCCCAATGGAGTTACTATGATTTTGGAAACATACCTAAAGACCAATGGAATGAATTCGTTTTTCATGTGGTCCACTCTTATGGTAAGGATGGATTGGTCGAAGTCTGGAGAAATGGTGAAAAATTGGTAACCCATAATGGTCCTAATATGTATCTGGAAGGGGATCTTCCGAGATGGAAAATAGGAATTTATAAATCTACATGGAGGAAAAGAAAAACTGATGTAGATCTTAGGGTTATTTATTTTGATAATATTAAATTGGCAAACCAAAACGCCGACCTTAACTTGATGATGTCCAGAGAGGTATTGTAA
- a CDS encoding ABC transporter ATP-binding protein, which yields MMIAKKVKSYLNKSFSDFRFFHLYLGNKIFLALILSFTVGLMDGLGLAMFIPLLQMVDGSTDFQPNEQNIGNLKYLLETLNAVGLPLTLTTVLLMILFFFGMKGLFRFAESYFGVILMTTFIKKIRFAGVESISSVNYKYFVKVDSGKIQNTLSGEVDRVTWAYRNYMAGVQSLMAIVVYITLAFLSNPQFALLVGIGGGISNFFYTKLYRKTKQTSRKITADGHIFHGLVMQQINNFKYLRATGQASKFGEKLKKTIVTLAQGNRKIGFFNSLLIATKEPMSIFVVVGIIFIQIFYFSTNIGPIILSLLFFYRALNAIIVYQNYWNTFLNVSGSLENFQGFLHDMNSNRVDYNSGEVIETIERIELIDAKFSYGQQPLLKNINLEITKNKTIALVGPSGSGKTTLINIITGLLPIEKGSFRINGIEQSELNMNEYQSKIGYITQEPVIFNDTLFNNVTTWAEKTPENLIKFKNALKKASLLTFLEGLAEKEDAPLGNAGILISGGQKQRIAIARELYKEVDLLVLDEATSALDSETEKEIQEYFDQLRGEYTIIVIAHRLSTIKNSDIIYLLKDGQILNHGNFEYLMHQSVDFKKMVEFQNFDS from the coding sequence ATGATGATTGCTAAGAAGGTGAAGAGTTACTTGAATAAATCGTTTTCTGATTTTCGTTTTTTTCATTTGTATTTAGGGAATAAGATTTTCCTAGCCTTGATTCTCAGCTTCACTGTTGGGCTGATGGATGGCTTAGGTTTGGCTATGTTTATCCCTTTGCTTCAGATGGTTGATGGATCCACGGATTTCCAACCCAATGAACAGAACATAGGTAACCTTAAATACCTGCTGGAGACTTTGAATGCTGTTGGTTTGCCGCTAACACTAACGACTGTATTATTGATGATCCTATTTTTCTTTGGGATGAAAGGCTTGTTTCGTTTTGCGGAATCTTACTTCGGAGTCATATTGATGACCACCTTTATCAAAAAGATTCGTTTTGCAGGTGTGGAGAGCATTTCCAGCGTCAATTACAAATACTTTGTTAAGGTTGATTCAGGCAAAATCCAGAATACACTTAGCGGAGAAGTGGACCGGGTGACTTGGGCTTATAGGAATTATATGGCCGGTGTGCAATCTTTAATGGCTATCGTTGTTTACATTACCCTTGCTTTTCTCTCCAACCCACAATTTGCTCTTTTGGTAGGGATTGGGGGAGGGATTTCCAATTTCTTTTATACCAAGCTGTATAGAAAAACCAAACAAACCTCTAGAAAAATAACCGCAGATGGCCATATTTTTCATGGCTTGGTAATGCAGCAGATCAATAACTTCAAATACCTTCGAGCGACTGGTCAGGCGAGTAAGTTTGGTGAAAAACTCAAAAAAACCATCGTTACACTAGCTCAAGGCAACCGTAAGATCGGTTTTTTCAACTCCCTTCTGATAGCGACCAAGGAGCCGATGTCGATATTTGTGGTGGTAGGGATCATATTTATTCAGATTTTCTATTTCAGCACCAATATAGGTCCGATAATTCTCAGCCTTCTTTTCTTTTACCGAGCCTTGAACGCTATCATTGTTTACCAGAATTACTGGAATACCTTTTTAAATGTTTCAGGTTCATTAGAGAATTTTCAGGGATTTCTTCATGACATGAACAGCAACAGGGTGGACTACAATAGTGGAGAGGTAATAGAAACGATAGAAAGGATAGAACTCATAGATGCGAAATTTTCCTATGGACAGCAACCCCTACTGAAAAACATCAATCTGGAAATAACAAAGAACAAAACGATCGCTCTAGTGGGGCCAAGTGGAAGTGGTAAAACCACCTTAATCAATATAATCACGGGCTTGCTTCCCATTGAGAAAGGATCATTTCGGATCAATGGGATAGAACAAAGTGAGCTCAATATGAATGAGTACCAATCCAAAATTGGTTACATTACCCAAGAGCCGGTCATCTTTAACGATACCTTGTTTAACAATGTGACCACTTGGGCAGAAAAGACACCTGAAAATCTCATAAAATTCAAGAACGCCTTAAAAAAAGCTTCACTATTGACATTTCTAGAAGGCTTAGCAGAGAAGGAAGATGCTCCCCTGGGGAATGCCGGTATATTAATATCCGGAGGACAAAAGCAAAGGATTGCGATTGCAAGGGAACTCTACAAGGAGGTGGATCTACTGGTGTTGGATGAAGCGACATCTGCCCTAGACTCAGAGACGGAAAAAGAAATACAAGAATATTTTGATCAATTAAGAGGAGAATATACGATTATCGTTATTGCCCATAGGCTTTCAACCATAAAAAATTCAGACATCATCTATTTGCTCAAAGATGGTCAAATCTTAAATCATGGCAATTTTGAATACCTTATGCATCAATCTGTCGATTTTAAAAAGATGGTAGAATTCCAAAATTTTGACAGTTGA
- a CDS encoding polysaccharide pyruvyl transferase family protein gives MKIGILTLSLHTNYGGILQAYALKTVLEKMGHDVWLIDTKLNQVSFPRKIWRLTKETIAYLKGDVPMINAKKLRDRAYLNYTKPFIDQNIPKITKTFTSIEDLKKVTEKYNFEAFVVGSDQIWNAKYYKHIEAAFFSFLKGKEVIKIAYAPSFGADVWKYNEEQTRNCKELIKEFDAVSVREDVGIDFCKSHLDAQATMVLDPTMLLRTEDYLKLLPDSSTRKNKGLFLYVLDVSKEKKELIDAVAEKKNLVPYQLDIIDGYESCPLEWRTNAKVEDWIRSFHDAEFVITDSFHGTVFSIIFNKPFYVLLNYNRGAVRFKSILNIFNLSDRIITSKEELTKEKLEKKIDWEAVNKTLTVNQKHSMSFLKENLIDQ, from the coding sequence ATGAAAATTGGAATATTGACTTTATCTCTTCATACCAATTATGGTGGTATTCTTCAAGCCTATGCCCTCAAAACAGTTCTTGAAAAAATGGGCCATGATGTTTGGCTAATTGACACCAAATTAAACCAAGTTTCTTTTCCAAGAAAAATATGGAGGCTTACGAAAGAAACAATTGCCTACCTTAAAGGTGATGTTCCAATGATCAATGCAAAAAAATTAAGAGATCGAGCTTATTTGAATTATACTAAACCTTTTATAGACCAGAATATACCTAAGATTACAAAAACCTTCACTTCTATTGAGGATTTGAAAAAAGTAACAGAAAAATATAATTTTGAAGCCTTTGTTGTTGGCTCTGATCAAATTTGGAATGCCAAATATTATAAGCATATAGAAGCAGCTTTTTTCTCCTTTTTAAAAGGAAAAGAAGTTATCAAAATAGCCTATGCCCCTTCATTTGGGGCTGATGTTTGGAAATATAACGAAGAACAAACCCGTAATTGCAAAGAATTAATCAAAGAATTTGATGCCGTTTCTGTTAGAGAAGATGTAGGAATTGATTTTTGTAAATCCCATTTGGATGCCCAAGCCACAATGGTCTTGGATCCCACCATGTTATTACGCACTGAGGACTATTTAAAATTACTTCCAGATTCTTCTACTCGTAAAAACAAAGGTTTGTTTTTGTACGTTTTAGACGTTTCTAAAGAAAAGAAAGAACTAATTGATGCAGTAGCTGAAAAAAAGAATTTAGTACCTTATCAATTGGATATCATTGATGGATATGAATCTTGTCCTTTAGAATGGCGTACAAACGCAAAAGTAGAGGATTGGATCCGTAGTTTCCATGATGCGGAATTTGTCATTACTGACTCTTTCCATGGAACAGTTTTTTCTATTATATTCAATAAACCCTTTTATGTTCTTTTAAATTATAACAGAGGGGCTGTTAGGTTTAAGTCCATTCTTAATATATTTAACCTTTCAGACAGAATTATTACATCAAAGGAAGAATTAACAAAAGAAAAACTAGAGAAAAAAATAGACTGGGAAGCCGTAAATAAAACTTTAACCGTTAATCAAAAGCATTCAATGTCTTTCTTAAAGGAAAATTTGATAGATCAATAG
- a CDS encoding glycosyltransferase encodes MARFLFTQFQNVELIVENGNPIGGAVVETMVWINSLHENGHEIDQFKYANDKRVKLSNYGFIKLFPVYHPTKGIRWLRWPLYRLPNIYKAIKRSKPDYLYASIPGWASYYIALFCRKLGVKMILRVANDNMLDERIKITHSKFDQIFIAKAFKLADFISVQNEFQYQTLKKQFPDKKILKIYNPIKIDKSKNIVKKEMKGYLAWVANFRYQKNLKQLFEIASTFPDEKIKIAGIPLKNMDDETKEYLEKLKELSNVEFVGKVPREEIFNFLSKAKFLLSTSRYEGFSNTFLEAMVVGTPILTPTLVNPDGIIDRFNLGITYQNATDLKSSFNKLTVDEYIKISSNTIQFVNNNHDHLVLGKKLVNFLKE; translated from the coding sequence ATGGCAAGATTTTTATTTACCCAATTTCAAAATGTTGAGCTAATTGTTGAAAATGGAAATCCTATAGGAGGAGCAGTGGTGGAAACAATGGTTTGGATCAATTCTCTTCATGAAAACGGACATGAAATTGACCAGTTTAAATATGCAAATGACAAAAGAGTCAAGCTTTCCAATTATGGTTTTATAAAACTTTTTCCGGTTTATCATCCAACCAAAGGTATTAGATGGCTTAGATGGCCACTATACCGACTCCCAAACATATACAAAGCGATAAAAAGGAGTAAGCCGGATTATTTATATGCTTCAATCCCTGGTTGGGCTTCTTATTATATTGCACTTTTTTGTAGAAAACTTGGCGTAAAAATGATATTAAGGGTGGCCAATGACAATATGTTAGATGAAAGAATTAAAATCACACATTCAAAATTTGATCAGATTTTTATAGCTAAAGCGTTTAAATTGGCTGACTTTATTTCCGTTCAAAATGAATTCCAATATCAAACTTTAAAAAAACAATTTCCGGACAAAAAAATTCTAAAAATATATAACCCTATTAAAATTGATAAAAGTAAAAATATCGTAAAGAAAGAAATGAAAGGATATCTTGCTTGGGTTGCCAATTTCAGATACCAAAAAAACTTAAAACAATTATTTGAAATCGCCAGCACATTTCCGGATGAAAAGATAAAAATAGCAGGCATTCCACTAAAAAACATGGATGATGAAACCAAAGAATATCTGGAGAAACTAAAGGAATTATCAAATGTTGAGTTTGTTGGCAAGGTTCCTCGTGAAGAAATATTTAATTTTTTATCCAAGGCGAAATTCCTATTAAGCACATCTAGGTACGAAGGTTTTAGCAATACATTTCTTGAAGCAATGGTTGTAGGCACACCTATTTTGACTCCAACTTTAGTCAACCCTGATGGAATCATTGATCGTTTTAATTTAGGAATTACCTATCAAAATGCAACTGATCTTAAAAGTTCTTTTAATAAATTAACAGTAGATGAATATATAAAAATATCTTCCAATACTATCCAATTCGTAAACAACAACCATGATCATTTGGTATTAGGAAAGAAACTAGTTAATTTCTTAAAGGAATGA